Sequence from the Psilocybe cubensis strain MGC-MH-2018 chromosome 10, whole genome shotgun sequence genome:
CGCGTCCGTATATTGAACCCTGGCCTGAAATACCTGGGTTTGGGATGGAGAATGCTAAAGGGAGGCAGGGGCGGACATACCACATGTTCATTGAAGTCGTTCCAGTCGTTCCAGGGGCGGAAGCGTCCAAAGCGAAGCAAACCATAGATATCCGCCCTGAACCTGCATGAATGATACCGGAAACTTTGAAAAGTGAAATACTTACAGAGTGTTAGTAACTGGAGTTCCGGTGAGCAACCACCGGTATTTGGCTCTGACATGGGCTAAACTGATGCTCGAGCGCGTCGCCCGATTCCTGATAAATTGAGCTTCATCTGCGATGACGCGGTAAAACTTGACTTTCGAAAGTAAGCCTCTAAAAAGGGGTCAGCATAGATCACTGAAAATTATGAGCGACCTACCCTTTCTGCTGCAGccattcttcctcttcttcgggGGGCGTGCCTTTTGGAATATTAAAATCCCCACAAAGGGTCTGGTAGGACGTGACGACGACGCTCTTGGACTTGAGCTGAGCCAGCGTCTTGAGTTTATCCTTGCCATGGTGCACGTGCACCTCAAAGATCCCGTTGGTTTTACTGTCAATTTCGTCCTTCCATTGTTGCAGCAGCGCAGCGGGTACAACGATCAGCGTCGTCTTGACGTCTTCGTTGTACGCCGGCATGTTGATAGTCATTGTCGCTATCATCTGCACAGTCTTCCCTGATGAACAAAGCTCAAAACATGGAATGGATAGCTCAAAAATTACACTTGCCGAGGCCCATGTCGTCGCTGTGACCAATTTGGTCAGTCGGACCCGAAAGAGGAGAGTGATGGGACTCACGCGAGAATTCCGCCTTTGTTTGTCCCACGTTCCTGTTCAAGCATCCTGCACACAATGAGATACCAGATAATTGGAACAATGGGTAAATAACTTACCACGCCACTCCTATCGCCTGATGACCGAGGAGGCGAACCTCGAGACCAGGAATTAAATCGCGCTTGCTGCATAGATGGTCAGCGTATTCACTAGATCAGCATGTAGCCACGCACTCTTTGAGACCAAGCTTCTTCATCGCATCTTTCACTGTGACATTGCTGGTGTTCTCGATGGCCTTGGTCACGAATTCTGCGATTCTGCAAAAGACTTAGCATCAGCGTATTTCGTCAAAGGATGGTCTTACTTTTGCTGCTGGTCAGGTCCTCCAACGTCGATAGGTCGTATCGGCGTCTCTTGATCGTAATTAAGATGAAAAGTGCTACGACTGGCCCCTGCCCGAGCTGGAGAAGAAAGGGCACTCGCAAGGAAGCTTGTATGGTTATCTGACCAGAGTTACGATATTGTCGCGGTTAGATGAATCTTTTCTCGTACCTGCATTCGTTTTGGTGACTTTCTGCTCTTTTTGGGCGTTCCTTAACGCATCGAGCGCTGCCGCTTTCGAACTTCCTTCTTCAAATTTGGGTGTCTGCAAAAGGTTTCTCTGGAAAGAAGAAGGCACTCCATCAGATTCCATCAAAGTCCTGTCGAGAGCCTCTAGTAGTCGCGACTTCTTCTTTGGCGTATGTGGATTCATAGTCAAGAAAATATGACTGTAAATGGTTGAAAGTAAACCACCAGGCAAAGCGCGGCTCATTTAATTAAAATATCGTGGGAATAACATATTATGTAATTGACGCGTGACCGCGATGCAATTGACGCCTTCAGGGGGTTaacactgcgggcgccgaccgctgtaagttaaacatacagcagaaaacttacatgtcttatgtaagtttcgctgtaagttcaacatacagcacacgtgtatgaaaaacaaacactcgacagacatattgtgtttggtggctgtatgccgaccaaacacaattgctgtaagtagactgtaaatagaataaacacctaaattacacaaattgtgtttgtccggtgttagtaaaacatacacattttctgtaaatgacacaaacagcactttctgtaagtaaaatttacacacaaagaacactATTTGTGTATGTCAGACTTGCACcattaaatgaattgaaaaacttgtgtaagtataacatacacaaattgttttctttgtgtgtaatttttacttacagtaagtgctgtttgtattacttacagaaaatgtgtatggtttactaacaccggacaaacacaatttgtgtaatttaggtgtttattctatttacaggctacttacagcaattgtgtttggtggctgtatgcccaccaaacacaatatgtctttgttaaatttttgttttcccgacacatatgctgtaagttgaacatacacctaaacttacataagacatgtaagtttactgctgtatgtttaaccTACAGCagtcggcgcccgcagtgtaAGGGTAGTCTCTCCTAGACAGACTTCGATATGATGTGACATATTCACGATCAGGTTAAGGGTGTCTCTGGGAGACTGATTTATCAAACTTCAAATCGAATGTTAAACGGAGCTGATTTACGATACTTCAGTATATTCTGAGATGAGATAGAGAATAAGATAAAGGGTGTATCTAAAGAGTTCGGTGTTTTCATCAATTAATATAAAAGGGCCTAGTAACGCGTTTGGGCTACCCTGCGCTTTAGCAATTTGAAAGAACCTGAAACTTTCATTTCCATAATAATTCTCGACTGTCTTTATTAGGGACCAATCAGAGCAACTTCCCTAATTATTGACCATACAACTATGATTGTATTTGATTTAAAATATATAACTATCATAACCATTTTCTTAGACGGTTTTATTGCAGCTGAAGGAGTCGACATCAATATAGAGCGAGGGGTTAGGAAGGGATATAATGTCTCCAGACCGGGGGTATCCAGGATCTTTACAACCTTGGAATCTGAGAATAAGATTATTATCCAATGTCCAGTTAAAGGGGTGAATGTACGTGAAGAAGTGCAAACTGAATCCTGATACAATCTCAACACTCTCGGCTCTCTCAAGCCAGTATCCAGGACTGAGTGTGCTGCAGACTGACTAAACAAGGCCGTCGGGGTAATATTCTGAACGTCTCTTAACACGCTGCGAGGTTGTTCTAAAAGAATGACTTTTAATGAAAACCCTTTGAAGATCGTGGTATCAACATACACGAGCAATGTCGGTCGAGCGTACAACAGCGACCGTTGAATCGATGACCAAAAAGAGGCTGGTATATTTGGCGGCCAAATGCATTGTAACTTGACTTGTCGAGTTAGCTGAATTGCTAACTTGCTCAACCATTATAATTATGTCGAGGTTTGCTTCGAATCAAACTATAGTGTATTCTGCTCCTCGTGATTATGTATCCTTGACGTTAGTGAGCAAATGACCTGCAGCGACACAAGCCTCTAGATCTAGGCCTAGAGCTTGCGCATAACTTTTTCCGAAGGTAGAATCAATTTGAATCATTTGGTTATTGAATGTACAGGTTCCACCACTACGCTACTGGCTGTCATCCATCCCATTACATGTTCGCTTCATAATAGGAAGCAACATCAGATAGCCTTGTTGCAGCTGAACGACTCAACATTGTTATACAACTCTGGGTCGGGCAGCGTATCTACGATGCCAGACAGCGTGATCCCAGTGCCATCGCATCCTTGGAATCTAAAACATTGCTCAACCATGGGTATAATTAAGAGATATGTCTCTACAGGAGATTACGCACTGGAAGAAGGTGCAGCTGAATCCAGTGGCGATATCCACGCTCTCGGCTCTGTCGAGCCAATCGGGTGGCAACGTGGTGCATACAGATTGGAGGAGGCCGTCGGGGGCGTAGGCGGAGCCTGTCAGGCCAACATCGTCGAAGAAGATAATGGACAGTGCAGCGAGTTCATTCTGCATATCCACAGTTAGTACAATTTATACACGCAATTACGCCGTTGGACCTTACACGGGCGATGACGCTTCCGTGGGTGGCGATTACAGCCGAGGCAACGGCGACGAGGAGGGTGGAGAGTTTGGTGGTGAATTGCATTGCGCTGTAGCTTGCTAACTTGTTGGTTTGACTTGCTGAGGAGGTATCTAAGCAGATGCACCCTCTTTATATCACTTCATGAATGGGCTAATTTCATAAAGTTAATAGAGAATCTGACAGTGCATGAAGCTCATCAAGTAGAAAATCTTACAAAGGTCAGCAATGCGGTAGGCCGAGTGAGCCACGGAGAAACTATGAAGGGTATGATCATGATTCAAAACATGGATCTGAGCAAGAAGGTGCCCCAATTCAATTGCATACAATAGTAAAGAACGCAATTGTCCACAAAGTATACATCTTAGGAACAATGGATAAGCAAGCATCGTTTTGGATGCAGGctgtaaaaaagaaaatatcaCAGCTTCTGTTCTTCGTACTATTCGTCCCATTTTGTGAAGCTTGTTGGTGGTCCATAATCGTGAATAACGCGTTTAAAATTGGATCTGAATATCAAGAGCTTATTTTGAGGTGGTACACGAGCTGAAAATGAGCCACGAGTGCACAAACCCTCGTCCACTAAGATAGGCTGTGATGTTAGGTGATGTTGTCAAGCATCAGTCGATCATGAAACGACCACTTCTTCTCCCGATACATATGTCTTCCGCACAAACCTATATAATTCCTCCGACACTCCCTGATACCGCGGGGATCAAATGGTTCGCTCGAGTTTAGGGACGTCTACTACCTTGGAGGTTGAATGAATCGTATTCAGTGCCTGTGTTTAAAATAATACCATTCATCGGTATAATAATTCAACCTAAATTGGTGTTAAGTATATTTATGTGAGGTCGTAGGTCAATTCAAACTAGAGGTCCCAAGTCACTTGCCCCATGTTGTGCTTTAAAAATAGTCCACAAAGAAGAGACAGGCGCTCAGCGTCAGGCCTGATTGCCTTGACACCCAAGCCATGATGAACAATTCGACGATGTACAACATTTGCACGGGAGGCCAGTTTCATAATAATTAGCAACAGAATACAATGAATGAACGGTGAGGAGTCCTTAGGAAGGTAGGATATAACGAACACATTATGTCAGTCCGCTAATCTAGGACCTTCTGTTAAAGCTAAGTAAGCTGGATACAGATCTTTGAATTCAAAAAGAGTCAATGACCAAGCCATAAAGCGTTACAATACAAATGTCAGTCGGCATCCCTGTTTGCTGATTCATGGAGTGCAGGATTCTCTACTTCAGATACATTGATGTATCGATGCTCCTGCATATCGAGTTATTTTTAGTTAGGGCTATCTTAGGATAGATGATATATTTGGCCCTTAGTGTGAGGACAGAGGATCACTCGATCATCAAGCCAGAATTAACGCCCTTCTTCCATAGGACTTCTCCCGAGTGACAAGCTGACGAATCGAAGATCAAACAGTTTTCGCGCATTTGAGGAAAAATTCGTAACTTCTTACGAATAGTAGTAATTTGAGGACAGTTCTTGGTCAAAAGAGGCTGGGTGGTAGTTGGCTCGTAGTATTATTACATCTAGATATGCGCGAAAAGATGCAAATGTTTTCACTTTCCGGCTGAAAAGCCATGGTTGTATACCACAACGAAAACATCGTTCCGAATTTGCTGACATGCGAATGGGACCTTGGAACATCCTAGGTCCTCCTGACCAAGATCAGATGTCTGACTGTGGCTTGTTagagcttgaagcttgaagggtCTACTATTGACCAGAACTCAGTAGTACTAGCAAGAGTAATGTTCGAATTATGTTCAAACAATAACGCCATTAAGTTGTTACAACAACACGATGACAATAACTCATTCCTGGCTAATTAACTGATAACATAAATTAAAGTTCCCCATGAACGACGATAAAAAATCATACCATACTGTATAAAATCATTAAAAGAGACAGGCGCTCGTTGGATCACACCTAAATGACTTGGCACCCAGGCCAACCGCGACTTTTCTGCACTCGTTGGGACCGCTTAGCGTTGCTGCGATATACGACGTGCAGCCGTCTCCTTTGAAGTATCTGATGCAGTGGGTTCCCGGGCTCCCAGTCTGTCATAGTGCGTGGCAGTGGCATTAATAATAGGAAGTTAAAAAGTATTACTGCTGGAAGTGCTCACCAGAGTGGACTGCCTGCCGGTAAATTGATGACAACTGGAGTCACAGTTCACGATTGCGCCCATGTTACCATCGCAGTTTGGGCCGCTGAAAGCAGCAATTGCATTGCCTTTTAGAAGAGCCTGAGAAGGGAGACTCAAAGACAGGGCGAGGATGAGCGAGGACACGATTTTTGACGACATCATGGTGGGCAGAAGAATTTTAGTTTAGTGGGCAGTAGCCTTGGGAGGCCTAAACACAATGGGGCGTTTATAAAACCTGCAAGTAGCTGAAACTTTTTGCTTGAATGACTCGCGTAGCAGTTTCGCGTAGCACACGGCCGGGTTTCGAAGTGGGTTGGCGTTATAAGCCGACTCCTTGACGCCCGGAAGGATCCACAGTTCGGAGGCGCATCCCTAGTAACTGTTTGCGATCAAATTTGGATCGCCATCGAAATGCGCCTTTTTGGCGGATCAGCGCAGTGGTTTCAATGCATGCGCCACTCTTCTGTCCTTGAATGTATTAGTTAGATGCTATCCCCACGCATTATTGACAAGCAAAAACACGTAAATAGGAATTTCTAGCCTGTAGACGAAAATTTGCTGACATAGGCTGACACTAAATGCAGAACTAGTCGGATGATCATGTTTATATTAATTTATATCGTGTTCCGGTGCAAGTATATAGTACCACTTATATAAGTGAAAAAGAGCTTTATCACAAGGAGGGATATCATAAATCTAATTGAAATAAAGGTATACTGTATGCAGGAATTACATCATGGTTGTAAGCTAATGAGTCGTTTCGTGATGCTGCGACAACGGCTTTGCAAAGATTGTTGTCGAGTACAATGAGTGTGAGATGATGGGTCGTAATACAATGGAAAAGTGATTCGTaaagagcaaaaagaaacagTCTAAGGAGTATCGGACAAAGTAACAATTGCTCACTTCGAATAAGGAGGAAGTGATGAAGTCGACGAAGAATGGTGGAGTGACTTCTCTGAATCGTCCTTCTTGCGCCCTAGGTGGGCCTTTGCAAGCGGTCCCTTTTCAGACGAAGGGACAGGGGTTGGCTCAACGGTTGCCTGGGGTCGGTTGTGTGCCATGTGTGCTCTGATGAGATGGCCTGCAGCGAGAGCGCCGAGAAGAGAGAGTTCGCCAGCCATGACAGCAGCCGCGATGAGACGCGCGAGTCCTTGAGCGTTCTGCCCTGGGCTGGTGGGATGGGCACCTTTCAAGCCGAGCATCTCCAGGACGCTCTTTTGCGGCCCGAGAACTGTACCTCCACCAACGGTACCGACTTCAATGCATGGCATGCTGACAGTCATAAGCAGATCCTCGCCGTCGTTGACACTGTTCATCATCCGCAAGAATTAGTCATGTGTTAAACTTGATGCAAAGAGAAGACACATACGCTTCCATGAGAGTCATGCACATAGAGGATTCGACATTCTGCGCGGGATCCTGTCCAGTGGCCAAGAATATGGCAGTGAGAATGTTGGCTGCGTGAGCATTGAAACCTCCAATGGAACCGGCCATAGCACTTCCGATGAGGTTTTTCTTGGTGTTAAGGTTGACCAATGCCGAGACGGTGGTCTTCAAAACCGAGGTAACGACCTTGCCTGGAATGACAGCCTCAGCGACGACGCTCTTCCCTCGTCCTTCAATCCAGTTGATAGCGGCGGGCTTCTTATCCGTGCAATAGTTTCCGGAAAGTGCGAGGACGACCATGGTGGGGTAACGCTCTTGCATAACTTCCAAAGCCTTCTCGGTGCCCTTGGAGATCATGTTCATCCCCATCGCATCTCCGGTGGAAGTGGCGAACCGAACATAAAGTGTCCTTCCAGCCATTGCGGTCTTTAAGCTCTTCAATTTGGCGAAGCGGGATGTGCTCTCGAAGGCCTTCTTGAGTGTCGCATGACCCTCTTGAGAATCTATCCAGATTTTGGCGTCTGCCGCGTCGACGATGCTCGGGAAATCAATAGCGGGTCCACGGGTCATGCCGTCTTGAGTGAGAACAGTAGTAACCCCTCCTCCGGCATTGAGGGCTTTGCAGCCCCGCGAGGCAGATGCAACGAGGGTACCCTCGGCAGTGGCCATTGGAATAGGATACAGAGTACCGTCGATGTACAGAGGTCCTGCGATACCGAGTGGCAGAGGAATATATCCGACAACATTCTCGCAGCATGCACCGAGAACCTTGGAATAGTCGTAGTTCGACAACGGGATATCAGATGCCTCCAGGGTCTGCGTCGAAGAAGCACGAGCTATTGCAGCAATCACATCACAGAGTGAGATCACAAATCTAGCGAAATTAAAAGGAACAGAACTCACAGATCAACGCTCGCCTAATCCTGACTGCCCTCTCCAATTCATTCATACCCAGGACCTTCTCCAACGAGTAGGCAGCAATCTTGCCACATTGTGCCAACATGATGACTTCTTCATCGTTCAATAGCGCCAATGATTCACTGACAGGGCGAGGTCCATTCTCGAAGATGTCAATGCACTGAGAAAGTGAGCGAACTTCATCAGTGACCGACTTGAGGTTTTCATTGCTATCCGCCGAGTACGATGTATCTGAGGAGTTGGAAGAGAAAGGAGGAGTAGAGAGGCGGAGAGTTCTAAGGCTGGAAAGCATATTAACGATGGATATATATGGAGTTGGTGTTACTCTGAAATGTAGGCTGAGGCGGAAGTACGAATGGACGACGATAGAAAGGTGGCTCGAAAGTTGGATTTATGAAATGCGCTGAAGAAAGATGTGTGTGGGTACTCTAGGAAGATACCAGGCTTGAATGGAAGGGGGGAGCGGTGTCGACATTTCAATCTAATGTTCTCGTTTTATTCAAACCAGAAACCCACTGTAAACCTCAAAACATATCGAGAGGACCCCAGAACCGATTTCCAAACGGGGAGTTCAACGCCGGGACCCGGACAACACTCCTCCCATTTCTGTACCAGGGGCTCGGTTAGGCGttcgggggaggggagaAAGCCTCACAGAGGGCTTGTGTGGGCCATTCTTCAGTCTCTCACCGCAGTCTTCTATCAATATCTATATGTGCCCGAATTTTGCATTGCCCATCTTTAATTCCATCTGGTGGAGCACCTGTTTGTCGTCTCAACAACATGGAAAGGTTTTCGTTTTAAATTCATCGTGGACTCGGAGTCCTTCAAATAGTGATAGAGTTATAGATAAAGCCGGATATAAACATGAGTTCTGGAAAATATATTCAGATATTTCAACTGAGGCATAAAATACAACTAGAGAAAGTGTCGCCGTCGATCTCAGGTTGATACAATCACCGCTTTCGGATTCGAGTGACATTGAAGAGGAAGTCGAACTCTGGTTCTTTACTTCGGTTAGGGCAAGGTCGTCCTTCGGAACCGCAGAAGACCTCCATAGAGTGCTTATACAGATATTCAATGGTTAATGAGTCTTTCCATTATCTGTGACTATTATGGTACTATCACGCCAGTGAGTGCAAAGTTGAGGACGTTGGATTATTAAAAAATTGATCTGGCTCTACCATGCAAGTCCCATACATATTTAAAAGTATCCTTACATGCGCACTGGGTAGCTGAACTCAAGTCAAGATTCAATTCGGGTAATGGCCGAGCGACGATCGTATAAACGCCCTCTGATGATTCGAATGTTCGCAACTGCTGTGAAGCAATTTACTGAtatatcactttcgataAGATTATTAACATAAAGTATACAAAGGCCAATGTGCGATTATGCCCGCATTGTGAAAGATAGTGAGAAGCACAATCGAAGCTACAATAGATAGGTGGTGACCACAAGCGTATCCAAGGCCGAAGGGCACACCGAACTCAAAAACAAGCTTCAAAGGTTCAAAGTTCGAAAGAAAATCTATAAATGAGACTGATAAGATCCTCTGATAGGCGACTATATGGCCATATACTCTCCCCGAGCCTCATAATTTGCACGGTGGCAGTGACTGGGCAACGAGAGGATACTTTAAAACTCGGATCCCCGCGTCAGTAATCCCGCACCCGGTCGGACATACGGCCCGTGCATTCCCGCATTGAATGAGATTGCCAATGGGAAGGTTACATAGTCATTTCCTGTATACACAATGCAGAATATAAGGATCATTAACCAAACTATGTATATGGGCGCTTGAGGTCGAGGTTTGCGTTCCTACAAGTCAGTGCGTTGATGGCCGTACAGATGCCGTAGGTCTGTTCGCGCGTGCTGTGACATCAAGATCACGTGGATACATGCGCGACGCGACACGCGCGACAGAGTCCAGGCGCGCTGTTCGCACTATAATCATATAAAGTCAACATTAAAGAAATGGTAAGAATACAAGAGGGTCCGTGATACGCCTAGATACTCTATGGGTATTATTATGTATACTTTCACAAAATCTACATATTGAAAGTCCGACTATGAAAGCCCAGCCTAACCCACTAAAACAATTTGAATGCTGGTGTACAGTACAACAAAAGTGGAGAGCGAGGATAATAGTTCAGAAAGTATCCGCTTAGAAAGAGGGCGCGTGGAGCTACATACGTAGAGCGAAATTAATTGAGCAAAAGTAAAGGAAGTAGGAGGCCTGCCATGGACATGATGGCCGGGACAGCTATCGCACCAGCATTACTGGTTTGACTAGGAGCAGAGCTGCCGCTGTTAGTCTTAGACCCAGTGGTTGCTCCAGATGTAGGTGATTGGGATGACTTCGTACTAGGAAGAGATGGCGTGGGCGTTGAACTGAACGAAATAGTGGAGGCGCCGGGGACGGGGACCTGAGTGCCTTTCAGATAGATATCTGTACTTTGGTATTGACTGCAAGAGAAGCTGGACGGCACTACTGGTGGACCGACACCAGGGAATGCCTGAGAGTCACCAGCACAGGATTCAAAGACTTTGTCTTTTGCATTTGAAGGCGCGTTAAACCCGCATCCCTGTGTGTCGTAAATATGTTGGCAGAACTTCGCATCGTCCTTGCCTCGCGGATCGCATGCCTTAAAGCAGAAGTAATTACCACCATTAAAACTAGATAAAGAGTGAATATAAGGTGTATTTAACTAATATTGTCCAAATACACTCACTTGTGCCATTCGATGACCTGAGTATATGTTCCGGTGAAAGCATTGGTGTAAACCAACCCTCCCATAGGATTTCCCCTCTGATTGAAAAATGTAAGCTTCCGACCACTTTCGATCATATATAAAAAGTACCTGATCCGCTCCGTGAGGATCCATCTCTCCACCTTCATCACCAGCCACCATGTTTATCTTCGTCTGATCCATGAATCCAACAACTTGAATATAATCCGGTGTCTTCGTAAGCTGGACACCGGTCAGTGTCCCTTCAGGCATGACACGCGTTCCATGGCCAGGTTTTGTACACCACGCGATCATCTCGCCCTCGATCTCTCCGACGGTCTTTCCGGGGTTCGGAGGGGCCCATATGCAGAAATCTAAAAAGGTTAAGGTTCGCTCAGAATTTGACAAGATGACAAGGCTCACCATCTAGAGAGTTGATATACGCGGTCTGACAGAGAGACGTAGGTCCTTCCGTCGTGGAGTTACAAATGTTATATCCCAGCTGGTCTCCTCTGATAAGCCCAACGTCTGTGTCGACCTTGTAAGGCTACAAAAAATAATGCTTCAATATCTCCTAGACTTTAGAAATGATTTGGGGGTGCATACTATTTGGTCCCATGGTACGCGTTTGGAAACCAGAGGAGTAAAGCCTCTAGCGAGAGCAATTGACAACAAGGGAACCAAGGCAGTAAGGAAAGCCGAAGGCATTATTAGGCACAACAGTGACTGCTGAAGAATTAAGGATGACTTCGACGCCGGAGAGAGGGAACTAATGGGAAAGGGTACTATGGCGTAGGGATCCCGTTTAAATATCTGTCCGACGCGTTGCGTCTCTCGGTTTTGACGGCCAGTAGAAGCCTTGCTGTAAAACTTGAAGATGTTGACCGCTCACCACCGAAAATGTCTAGGCATGGCTTGGCACATGCTTGGCGAATGCCGGATGTGATGGGGCGGCCGAGTCAAGATTCAACTCACAAGTTTTGGTTGTGCCAAAGGCGCATTGAATAGTAGATCTGACCATGGAGGGAATACAGAGATATAGGTAAGATGAATGTCTCGAAATACGGAACACACGACTCTCGTTACTTTTCAGCCACCCGTAAACGCGTAAATTTCTGAATCATTCGTCCGACCGCTTGCCAAGCCTCTGTCAATCTAAAAATACACCGTGTTTAATAATAGCGCCGCACGATGATTGACTGAAATACAAAATGAATTTGTTCAAGTCATTTTCCTTTGTGTATCATTTATTGTATCTGGCCTGCTGTATGCATGCAATAAATGTATGGGATAACTTTGTCCTTGAGTTCGAACAAGATTTTGCATCGTCTTCAACGATCGCGTCCGTTATAAATTTTTCCCAAACTAATTTTGATAGTGTGCGAAGATATAAAACATATTCGAAGTTAACATTGTTGTATTGCAGCAAGTAATACAGAAGAGGAATTTGTATATATCGTAGATTTTTCAGGCGAAATCGTGAGTCGAAGTTTGCTTCCGAGTGGACTTTGAATTTGAGTAACTATTGAAGAGGGTAGACGAGGTCAACTTGACCATTGACTGCCCCATCAGCCACTACTTCTACTTTAAATCCGTCGTTACCATCGTCACTGGAGTCCCAGAAAAGCAGAGGAGTCTGACCATCTTGTGTAAATAAATTAATTGAACCCATAGCTGTTCGTCCACGAGGAAGATCAGTTGCTCCAGACGCGGTATAGATTTCCAAAGCTTCCCATGCATAGGTCAACTCCTGTAAGGACGAGATTGAAATTTCAGAGTCGGGTATTCCTGTAAAGGCCGAACTGTAGTTATAACTGTTGCTTCCATCCGACGGCGTAATCAGGGTCATGACTCCCTGGAGTGATTGTCCAGGCGTTACAGGTGTAAGCGAGCTATGGTATACTTCCGATCCCACAATCCACCATGAGGCTACTGACCAGTAATCTCCACCTCCCGCTGGAGAGACACCATACTGCAGTACAGGTTGTAAAATGGCGTTGAAAGAGTCTGGCTCCATTGAATTGAACAAATACAGAAGTTGACCGTCAATGTTTTGCGGCGAGTCGGGTACTGTCCACGTAGTTGTAAAATGTGCGATAGGACTGGAACTGGGATTGTTCCACCATGTATAGGCAACATATCCTGAGCCAAACGATCTTCGTACATGCGGACTGACACTTCCATGTCTAGCAGTACTTGAGTTTCCTGACACTGAAGCGGTGTGAAGCTTGGTCCCGTTCTGTGCGATAATATGAATGAAGCCGTCGGCTTGGTGTACGCAAGCACCATTTGGTACCAAATGTATTCTTTCTGGAGGAACCTGACCGCCAGGAGTATTGACAAGAGTCGTCCCGTGAA
This genomic interval carries:
- a CDS encoding 3-hydroxy-3-methylglutaryl-coenzyme A reductase, which translates into the protein MLSSLRTLRLSTPPFSSNSSDTSYSADSNENLKSVTDEVRSLSQCIDIFENGPRPVSESLALLNDEEVIMLAQCGKIAAYSLEKVLGMNELERAVRIRRALISRASSTQTLEASDIPLSNYDYSKVLGACCENVVGYIPLPLGIAGPLYIDGTLYPIPMATAEGTLVASASRGCKALNAGGGVTTVLTQDGMTRGPAIDFPSIVDAADAKIWIDSQEGHATLKKAFESTSRFAKLKSLKTAMAGRTLYVRFATSTGDAMGMNMISKGTEKALEVMQERYPTMVVLALSGNYCTDKKPAAINWIEGRGKSVVAEAVIPGKVVTSVLKTTVSALVNLNTKKNLIGSAMAGSIGGFNAHAANILTAIFLATGQDPAQNVESSMCMTLMEAVNDGEDLLMTVSMPCIEVGTVGGGTVLGPQKSVLEMLGLKGAHPTSPGQNAQGLARLIAAAVMAGELSLLGALAAGHLIRAHMAHNRPQATVEPTPVPSSEKGPLAKAHLGRKKDDSEKSLHHSSSTSSLPPYSK